Proteins encoded within one genomic window of Gloeobacter kilaueensis JS1:
- a CDS encoding PQQ-binding-like beta-propeller repeat protein has protein sequence MFLSAGSAVAQVDVLTYHNDNARTGQNLSETILTPANVNFATFGKLFTIPVDGKVDAQPLYKSALAIPGKGTRNVLFVATEHDSVYAFDADTGTQLWQVSLLKSGEVPSDPRRCDQVTPEIGVTSTPVIDLAAGPRGALYAVAMSKDGAGNYYQRLHALDITTGKELFGGPQTIAASYPGTGAGSTDGTVPFDPKQYKERAGLLLLGGVVYTSWASHCDISPYTGWVIGYSGKTLAKVSTLNLTPNGEDGAIWASGGAPATDGSNIYVMTGNGTFDTTLNGRGFPIDNNFGNAILKLSAGSRRLKVADYFTMYNTVAESRIDQDLGSGGILVLPDFTDAQGSTRRLALGAGKDQNIYVVDRDNLGKFNPTDNSNIYQELPLALADAEFGTPAYFKGTVYFGAINDVIKAFSITDARLSTTPVSRSANTFVYPGTTPSISANGTADAILWAAENTTSATLHAYDATNLSRELYNSNQAPNGRDQFGTGNKFIVPTVANGKVYVGTTDSVGVFGLLP, from the coding sequence GTGTTTCTATCTGCAGGTTCCGCCGTTGCTCAGGTGGATGTGTTGACCTATCACAACGACAACGCTCGCACTGGCCAGAATCTGAGCGAAACGATCCTGACACCAGCGAACGTCAATTTTGCCACTTTCGGCAAGCTCTTCACGATCCCCGTCGATGGAAAGGTCGATGCTCAGCCCCTCTACAAATCTGCCCTGGCGATTCCAGGCAAAGGCACCCGCAACGTTCTGTTTGTTGCCACCGAGCACGACAGTGTCTACGCCTTTGACGCCGACACCGGCACCCAACTCTGGCAGGTGAGCCTGCTTAAAAGTGGTGAGGTGCCCTCCGATCCGCGCCGCTGCGATCAGGTCACCCCCGAAATCGGTGTGACTTCCACCCCGGTCATCGATCTGGCCGCCGGGCCTCGCGGCGCGCTTTATGCGGTGGCAATGAGCAAGGATGGGGCGGGCAATTATTACCAGCGCCTCCACGCCCTCGATATCACTACCGGCAAAGAATTGTTCGGCGGACCCCAGACGATCGCTGCCAGCTATCCGGGCACCGGGGCGGGTAGCACCGATGGCACGGTGCCCTTCGATCCCAAGCAGTACAAGGAACGAGCCGGCCTGCTGCTGCTGGGCGGTGTCGTCTACACGAGCTGGGCTTCCCACTGTGACATCTCGCCCTACACGGGCTGGGTGATTGGCTACAGCGGCAAGACTCTGGCTAAAGTCAGCACCCTCAATCTGACGCCGAACGGAGAGGATGGAGCGATCTGGGCCAGCGGCGGTGCCCCGGCCACCGACGGCAGCAACATCTACGTCATGACGGGCAACGGCACCTTCGACACCACCTTGAATGGCAGGGGTTTTCCGATCGACAACAACTTCGGCAATGCCATCCTCAAACTGTCGGCGGGCAGTCGGCGGCTGAAGGTGGCCGACTACTTCACGATGTACAACACCGTCGCCGAATCGCGCATCGACCAGGATCTCGGTTCTGGGGGCATCCTCGTGCTGCCGGACTTTACCGACGCTCAAGGGAGCACCCGGCGTCTGGCCCTCGGAGCAGGCAAAGACCAGAACATCTACGTCGTCGATCGCGACAACCTGGGCAAGTTCAATCCGACCGACAACAGCAACATCTATCAGGAACTGCCCCTCGCTCTGGCAGACGCCGAATTTGGCACGCCTGCCTATTTCAAGGGCACTGTCTACTTTGGTGCAATCAACGATGTCATCAAGGCATTCTCGATCACCGACGCCCGGCTGAGCACCACGCCCGTCTCCCGGAGTGCCAACACCTTCGTCTATCCCGGTACGACCCCCAGCATTTCAGCCAACGGCACCGCCGATGCCATCCTCTGGGCAGCAGAAAACACCACCAGCGCCACCCTGCACGCCTACGATGCCACCAACCTGAGCCGCGAACTCTACAACAGCAACCAGGCTCCCAATGGCCGCGATCAGTTCGGTACCGGCAACAAATTTATCGTGCCGACGGTGGCCAACGGCAAAGTTTATGTGGGTACGACCGACAGCGTCGGCGTGTTCGGACTTTTGCCCTAG